Proteins from a single region of Sneathiella aquimaris:
- a CDS encoding acetyl/propionyl/methylcrotonyl-CoA carboxylase subunit alpha has translation MVAFSKILIANRGEIACRIIRTAHDMGFETVAVFSDADRDAPHVQQASEAVAIGPAAASDSYLKIDTIIAAAKTSGADAIHPGYGFLSENANFAAACQKENITFIGPSPSAISLMGNKAEAKRRMIEAGVPCVPGYEGEDQSDALFIQAADAIEYPVMVKAAAGGGGRGMRLVNKAEKLEKALSAARSEAQNAFGSDELILEKAVIEPRHIEIQIFADMHGNVVHLGERDCSIQRRHQKVIEEAPSPAVSASLRSQMGAAAVAAAKAIQYSGAGTVEFLLSQDGSFYFLEMNTRLQVEHPVTECITGFDLVEWQLRVARQEKLPVDQNEIHLSGHAIEARLYAEDPYKSFLPKVGTLLKWEAASGPDRRTDHGLKNGYEVTPHYDAMIAKVIAWGQTREDARQKLIHALQNTVDLGLVTNRQFLINCLKHENFAAGAATTAFIDTYFPKKVLKRPEPTSRDLLLAACLHFDCRKHQQGLSTDGWDSSDALWAPVRLNIADKIQDFEIKQIDECALLIKSENQEYSAQFSTSADGHATLACEGHQTSARFAFSQGTLFLQTPNCQFSSNEITLATGESEAGAGDGRILAPMNGRLLHMLAEPGQSVTKGQTVAILEAMKMEHEITSKIDGTVKSIAAKADEQVATRALLLEIEPVEA, from the coding sequence ATGGTTGCTTTCTCAAAAATCCTCATCGCCAATCGCGGCGAAATAGCCTGCCGGATCATTCGCACAGCCCACGACATGGGGTTTGAAACGGTGGCAGTTTTTTCGGATGCTGATAGGGACGCCCCACATGTACAACAGGCGTCCGAGGCCGTCGCAATTGGCCCCGCAGCCGCCAGTGACAGCTATCTGAAGATTGACACAATCATTGCCGCGGCAAAAACAAGTGGTGCCGATGCCATTCATCCGGGCTACGGGTTTCTTTCAGAAAATGCCAATTTTGCAGCTGCCTGCCAAAAAGAGAACATTACATTTATCGGACCTTCTCCTTCCGCAATCTCACTTATGGGAAATAAGGCCGAGGCCAAACGCCGGATGATTGAGGCCGGTGTACCTTGTGTGCCGGGATATGAAGGCGAAGATCAGTCAGATGCGTTATTTATTCAGGCTGCGGACGCCATCGAATATCCGGTCATGGTCAAGGCCGCAGCGGGTGGCGGCGGCCGGGGAATGCGCCTTGTCAATAAAGCAGAGAAACTTGAAAAAGCGCTCTCAGCGGCGCGATCCGAAGCACAAAATGCCTTTGGCTCGGATGAGTTAATTCTTGAAAAGGCCGTAATTGAACCCCGCCATATCGAGATCCAGATCTTCGCAGATATGCACGGGAATGTTGTTCATTTAGGGGAAAGGGACTGCTCCATCCAACGCCGCCATCAAAAGGTTATTGAAGAAGCCCCGTCTCCCGCAGTGTCTGCCAGTTTACGCTCGCAAATGGGAGCAGCGGCCGTGGCGGCGGCTAAGGCCATTCAGTATTCCGGCGCCGGGACCGTAGAATTTCTGTTGTCCCAGGATGGCTCTTTTTACTTTCTGGAAATGAATACCCGACTTCAGGTCGAGCATCCGGTTACCGAATGTATAACCGGGTTTGATCTGGTGGAGTGGCAGTTAAGGGTCGCCCGGCAGGAAAAATTGCCCGTGGACCAAAACGAAATTCACTTGTCCGGACATGCCATCGAAGCCCGGCTCTATGCTGAAGATCCCTATAAAAGCTTCCTGCCCAAGGTTGGGACATTGTTAAAATGGGAGGCGGCTTCTGGCCCTGATCGACGAACAGACCATGGATTGAAGAACGGCTATGAAGTCACTCCCCATTATGACGCAATGATTGCCAAGGTGATTGCCTGGGGCCAAACCCGTGAAGACGCACGTCAGAAACTGATCCACGCCCTTCAAAATACTGTGGATCTTGGTCTCGTTACCAACCGACAGTTTTTAATTAACTGCTTGAAGCATGAAAATTTTGCTGCTGGGGCCGCAACAACTGCCTTTATCGACACCTATTTCCCTAAAAAGGTACTTAAGCGCCCGGAACCCACCTCAAGAGACCTTTTGCTTGCCGCCTGTCTTCACTTTGATTGCCGAAAGCACCAGCAGGGGCTTTCAACAGATGGTTGGGATAGCAGTGATGCGTTATGGGCGCCTGTCCGGTTGAATATTGCAGACAAAATACAGGACTTTGAAATCAAGCAAATCGATGAATGTGCTTTGCTCATCAAAAGCGAAAATCAGGAATATTCGGCTCAGTTTTCAACCTCCGCGGACGGTCACGCTACCCTTGCCTGCGAAGGACATCAGACCTCCGCGCGGTTTGCCTTTTCGCAAGGGACACTGTTTTTACAAACGCCAAACTGTCAGTTTTCAAGTAACGAGATAACTTTGGCGACCGGCGAATCCGAGGCTGGCGCAGGTGACGGGCGCATCCTTGCCCCCATGAACGGCCGGCTCCTTCATATGCTGGCCGAGCCCGGCCAATCCGTTACCAAAGGTCAAACCGTTGCCATCCTGGAAGCGATGAAAATGGAACATGAAATTACTTCAAAAATTGATGGGACCGTTAAAAGTATCGCCGCCAAGGCGGACGAGCAGGTCGCAACGCGGGCACTCCTGCTGGAAATTGAACCGGTGGAGGCCTGA
- a CDS encoding acyl-CoA dehydrogenase family protein, translating to MELLERAHNPNFTPEHLAFRETLRRFVETEIEPFASQWDEEETFPRALYKKAADIGLLGIGYPEEFGGIDADIYYLLAGAEELGRAGAGGVTASLLSHTIGAPPIKNVGNQQQKEKYLPRILSGEWISALAITEPSGGSDVANLQTTARKDGDHYIVNGSKTFITSGMRADIYTVAVRTGGPGMGGISLLLIDRDTPGFSRTPLKKMGWWASDTATLYFDNCKVPAENLLGTENAGFQAIMLNFNYERLWLAAGCISAARACFNEVAAYAQERIVFGKPLSEKQVVRHKLVQMAQAVNASQAYLDQVAWRVEHGEQPIADICMLKNQATETMEFCAREGVQTMGGAGYLRGPKVERIYRDVRVNAIGGGAEEIMRDLASRQLGI from the coding sequence ATGGAATTACTGGAACGTGCTCATAATCCAAACTTTACACCGGAACATCTTGCTTTTCGCGAAACATTACGGCGATTTGTGGAAACAGAAATCGAACCGTTTGCCAGCCAATGGGATGAAGAGGAAACGTTTCCCCGCGCCCTCTACAAAAAGGCGGCGGATATTGGATTATTAGGCATAGGATATCCAGAGGAATTTGGCGGCATTGACGCTGATATATATTACCTGTTGGCAGGCGCAGAGGAACTGGGACGAGCTGGGGCTGGTGGCGTCACCGCGAGCCTGTTAAGCCACACAATCGGTGCCCCGCCCATCAAAAATGTAGGTAACCAGCAACAAAAAGAAAAATACCTGCCCAGAATCCTATCGGGTGAATGGATAAGCGCTCTTGCCATAACAGAACCGTCCGGCGGCTCGGACGTTGCCAATTTGCAAACCACCGCCCGGAAAGACGGAGATCATTATATTGTAAATGGCTCCAAAACCTTTATTACCTCCGGCATGCGCGCTGATATTTATACGGTTGCCGTTCGGACAGGCGGTCCGGGCATGGGGGGCATCTCGCTCTTGCTTATTGATCGGGACACGCCCGGCTTCTCACGTACACCGCTTAAAAAAATGGGGTGGTGGGCGTCGGATACCGCGACCCTTTACTTTGACAACTGCAAAGTGCCCGCCGAAAACCTTTTAGGGACCGAAAATGCGGGCTTTCAAGCGATCATGTTGAACTTCAACTATGAACGTCTCTGGCTCGCCGCGGGGTGTATTTCTGCTGCAAGAGCCTGTTTCAATGAAGTGGCCGCGTATGCGCAAGAACGTATCGTTTTTGGCAAACCCCTTTCAGAAAAACAAGTGGTTCGCCATAAGCTGGTTCAAATGGCACAGGCCGTAAACGCATCGCAAGCGTATCTGGATCAGGTTGCCTGGCGTGTGGAGCATGGGGAGCAACCGATCGCCGACATCTGTATGCTTAAAAACCAGGCGACAGAAACGATGGAATTTTGTGCCCGTGAAGGGGTACAAACCATGGGCGGCGCCGGTTATTTAAGAGGCCCGAAAGTCGAGAGGATCTATCGTGACGTCAGAGTAAATGCAATTGGCGGCGGGGCCGAGGAAATCATGCGCGACCTGGCCTCCCGCCAACTTGGCATTTAA
- a CDS encoding EF-hand domain-containing protein: MKKKLAIALAAAAVVGLPMAVIAATKTVGMHHSAMASKMMENHDLDKDGKVTREEMLKSREEMFDLLDADKDGAVTKEEARALHDKMRERAITKRMMKYDTNSDGFLSKEEYAARYEKKFKKMDTDGDGRISAAELANAKQGRHHKRHSGDDKKG; encoded by the coding sequence ATGAAAAAGAAACTCGCGATCGCGCTTGCAGCTGCTGCTGTTGTCGGGCTTCCCATGGCCGTTATCGCTGCGACGAAAACGGTGGGAATGCATCACTCTGCCATGGCATCCAAGATGATGGAGAACCATGACCTTGATAAAGACGGCAAGGTAACAAGAGAAGAAATGCTGAAGTCTCGCGAAGAAATGTTTGATCTGCTTGACGCAGATAAGGATGGCGCGGTTACCAAAGAAGAAGCTCGGGCTTTGCATGACAAAATGCGGGAAAGAGCCATCACAAAACGCATGATGAAATATGACACAAACAGTGATGGGTTTCTCAGCAAGGAAGAATATGCGGCCAGGTACGAGAAAAAATTCAAAAAAATGGACACAGATGGGGATGGCCGAATTTCAGCAGCTGAGTTGGCGAATGCAAAGCAGGGTCGCCATCATAAACGTCATTCTGGTGACGATAAAAAAGGCTAA
- a CDS encoding crotonase/enoyl-CoA hydratase family protein: MTEECVLYERDDRIARITLNRPHALNAINEELPGAIRRAVEKANNDDAVHVIILQGAGRAFCSGYDLKIYAETPGSNPGFQEMPWDPTIDYKMMMGNTQDFMSIFRSYKPVIAKVHGYAVAGGSDIALCADMVIMEENAQIGYPPARLWGCPTTAMWVYRLGVERAKRMLLTGDLIDGREAKKIGLVLDAVPEDKLEERVLELATRMAGIPKNQLMMQKLMINQALDNMGLASTQMTATLFDGITRHSPEGVHFKKRSEEVGFQQAVKERDSNEPISR, from the coding sequence ATGACCGAAGAGTGTGTTCTATATGAACGAGATGATCGTATTGCGCGGATTACTCTGAACCGTCCCCATGCCCTGAACGCAATTAATGAAGAACTGCCGGGGGCCATCCGACGCGCTGTTGAGAAAGCAAATAATGACGATGCGGTTCATGTTATTATTCTGCAAGGCGCAGGACGGGCTTTTTGTTCTGGCTATGATTTGAAAATTTACGCCGAAACCCCCGGCAGCAATCCGGGTTTTCAGGAAATGCCCTGGGATCCCACCATCGATTACAAAATGATGATGGGGAATACTCAGGATTTCATGAGTATTTTTCGATCCTACAAACCTGTTATTGCCAAGGTGCACGGATACGCCGTTGCTGGCGGTAGCGATATTGCTCTTTGCGCTGACATGGTCATCATGGAAGAAAACGCTCAAATCGGGTACCCACCAGCCCGTTTATGGGGATGCCCAACCACGGCGATGTGGGTCTATAGATTGGGGGTCGAACGGGCCAAGCGAATGCTTCTGACAGGCGATTTAATTGACGGCAGGGAAGCCAAGAAAATCGGACTTGTTCTGGATGCGGTTCCAGAAGACAAGCTGGAGGAACGCGTACTAGAGCTGGCAACGCGAATGGCGGGCATCCCTAAAAATCAGCTTATGATGCAAAAACTCATGATTAACCAGGCGCTGGATAATATGGGGCTCGCTTCAACACAAATGACAGCCACCCTTTTCGATGGCATCACAAGGCACAGCCCTGAAGGCGTCCATTTCAAAAAAAGATCCGAAGAAGTTGGCTTTCAGCAGGCTGTCAAGGAGCGGGACAGTAACGAGCCGATTTCCAGATGA
- a CDS encoding TetR/AcrR family transcriptional regulator yields MSDTASKTARKKEIAAYKRQKILTAASSLFREKGLEGTTMRAIATKAGYSTGAPYAYFQSKEEIYADLLSTSLMHLTRAIKLAPNQAETNEQKIRQVFTAYYQYYQSHGEELQLGLYLFSSGEIKKRGFSKETNDQLNGRLLSLMGFMANYLHQLAGAPPDVAQSETLDAITYFTGTLMLHTTGRLDIMQVKDQEMIDRYLTQMLKRITKEKEK; encoded by the coding sequence ATGAGCGATACAGCTTCCAAAACGGCACGAAAAAAAGAAATTGCTGCTTACAAACGACAGAAGATATTGACCGCCGCGTCGTCGCTTTTCAGGGAAAAAGGTCTTGAAGGCACCACGATGCGTGCGATCGCAACGAAGGCCGGTTATTCCACCGGTGCGCCCTATGCGTATTTTCAGTCCAAAGAAGAAATTTATGCTGACCTTCTGAGTACGTCTTTGATGCATTTGACGCGGGCCATCAAATTGGCGCCAAATCAAGCCGAAACGAACGAGCAAAAAATTCGCCAGGTTTTTACAGCCTATTATCAGTATTACCAATCCCATGGCGAAGAACTACAGCTGGGTTTGTATCTGTTTTCCAGCGGTGAAATTAAAAAACGCGGCTTTTCAAAAGAGACCAACGACCAGTTAAATGGACGGTTATTGAGTTTGATGGGCTTTATGGCCAATTACCTGCATCAGTTAGCGGGTGCGCCCCCTGATGTTGCGCAGTCCGAGACGCTTGATGCTATCACATATTTCACAGGAACCCTGATGCTTCATACAACCGGGCGGCTTGATATTATGCAGGTAAAAGATCAAGAAATGATCGACCGATACCTCACTCAAATGCTAAAAAGAATCACCAAAGAAAAAGAAAAATAA
- a CDS encoding acyl-CoA thioesterase, producing the protein MSGYIESYRGHVLASECDVMGHMNVQFYNACVSQAMGTMFGALGVTPQIMNETQRGFAAVEQTNRYHAELLAGDIVHINSGVLKTSSRTITFQHKLFNSSTETLSYEATVTAVYMNLEARKSELLPDALTRKAETLLLKEGVGA; encoded by the coding sequence ATGAGTGGATATATCGAGAGTTATAGAGGGCATGTCCTTGCCAGTGAATGCGACGTCATGGGCCATATGAACGTTCAATTTTATAACGCCTGCGTCAGTCAGGCGATGGGTACAATGTTTGGGGCGCTTGGCGTTACGCCTCAAATCATGAATGAAACGCAGCGCGGATTTGCCGCCGTGGAACAGACCAATCGTTACCATGCCGAGTTACTGGCAGGCGATATCGTGCACATAAATTCTGGCGTTCTTAAAACCTCATCGCGGACCATCACTTTTCAACACAAACTTTTCAACAGCAGCACGGAAACGCTCTCCTACGAGGCGACCGTCACCGCGGTGTACATGAACCTGGAAGCCCGGAAATCCGAGTTATTACCGGACGCACTTACTCGGAAAGCCGAGACACTTCTGTTAAAAGAAGGAGTGGGCGCATGA
- a CDS encoding acyl-CoA thioesterase, with translation MTNNNLAKVIPVYRGGVEAWECDQMLHMNVQFYSAKAMAGFSHLQNRIGLSPARIRTEKHGLRFKTLRIQYKSEMRMGALMHGVAGIRSLEEDVVSGFIHLYDTAKDTISGVFEFTADYRQLETGEPAPLPQDVKSALASLADAHPDQYCPAPMKHILLPAKPMDHMFETNRSAVDVWECDGFGQIEMRHIIGRFSDAASHIMQSVGITREIQMQRNLGSAALEYFAEFHQPIRKAASLVVKSGLLDRMDKTFAFGHHMINSDNGEIVNNTTILGCYFDMTARKAVKLPQEYHDVSEERLLKHQI, from the coding sequence ATGACAAACAACAATCTTGCAAAAGTAATCCCTGTATATAGGGGCGGCGTTGAAGCATGGGAATGCGATCAGATGCTGCATATGAACGTTCAGTTTTATTCCGCAAAAGCGATGGCTGGCTTTTCTCACTTACAGAACCGCATCGGACTGTCACCCGCCCGCATTCGCACCGAAAAGCACGGCCTTCGCTTTAAAACCCTGCGCATACAGTATAAATCTGAAATGAGAATGGGGGCGTTAATGCATGGCGTTGCAGGCATTCGGTCCTTGGAAGAAGACGTTGTCTCCGGTTTCATACATTTATACGACACCGCAAAAGATACCATATCCGGGGTATTTGAATTTACCGCTGATTACCGCCAACTGGAAACCGGAGAACCTGCCCCGTTACCACAGGATGTAAAGTCCGCACTGGCCTCACTAGCGGACGCGCACCCGGATCAATACTGCCCGGCACCCATGAAGCATATTCTTCTTCCCGCAAAACCGATGGATCACATGTTCGAAACCAACCGTTCTGCAGTTGATGTATGGGAATGCGATGGGTTTGGGCAAATTGAAATGCGCCATATCATCGGACGCTTTTCGGACGCCGCCAGCCACATCATGCAGTCCGTTGGCATAACACGGGAAATACAGATGCAGCGCAATTTAGGGTCTGCGGCATTGGAATATTTTGCAGAATTTCACCAGCCTATTCGAAAAGCGGCCTCTTTGGTTGTGAAAAGTGGTCTGCTGGATCGGATGGACAAAACATTTGCTTTTGGACACCACATGATCAATTCAGACAACGGTGAAATTGTGAATAATACGACGATCCTTGGATGTTACTTTGACATGACCGCCCGTAAAGCCGTAAAACTGCCCCAGGAATATCACGATGTTTCAGAAGAACGGCTTCTGAAGCATCAGATTTAA
- the fbaA gene encoding class II fructose-bisphosphate aldolase has product MTLQLPAGVVFGEEYQKLVKNCKTHRFALPAVNVVGTNSINAVMEAAARNGSDVIIQLSNGGAAYYAGQGLEDGEAAKVMGAVSAAQHVHLLAKYYGICAVLHTDHANRKLVPWIDALIDYGHDYKKQNGVPLFSSHMLDLSEESLEDNLAESERMLKRAVELDMSIEIELGITGGEEDGVGSDLDTIDNSRLYTQPEDVLAAYDRLNGIGHFSVAASFGNVHGVYKPGNVQLRPEILRESQAHVKQVRGLADENPLDFVFHGGSGSEVSSIEQAIDYGVFKMNIDTDTQFAFAQGVGSYVDANPAAFKHQIHPETDEPLKKKYDPRKWLREGEKSIVARLDQAFSELRANGKSVAKR; this is encoded by the coding sequence ATGACTTTGCAACTTCCAGCCGGTGTCGTTTTTGGTGAAGAATATCAGAAGCTGGTCAAAAACTGCAAAACGCACCGTTTTGCATTGCCGGCCGTCAATGTTGTTGGAACAAACTCAATCAATGCTGTCATGGAAGCCGCCGCACGGAATGGCTCTGACGTCATCATTCAGCTGTCCAATGGCGGCGCTGCTTATTACGCAGGCCAGGGCCTTGAAGATGGCGAGGCGGCGAAAGTAATGGGGGCAGTCTCAGCGGCGCAGCACGTCCATCTTCTCGCCAAATATTACGGCATTTGTGCGGTTCTACATACAGACCATGCGAACCGGAAGCTGGTCCCCTGGATCGATGCGCTCATCGACTATGGCCACGACTACAAAAAACAGAACGGGGTGCCGCTTTTTTCTTCCCACATGCTCGACCTTTCAGAAGAATCGCTTGAGGATAATCTTGCGGAAAGTGAACGCATGCTGAAGCGGGCAGTTGAATTGGATATGAGCATTGAAATCGAATTGGGCATTACTGGCGGCGAAGAAGACGGCGTTGGCTCGGACCTTGATACAATTGACAATAGCCGCCTTTACACGCAACCCGAAGACGTGCTTGCCGCCTATGACAGGTTGAACGGTATTGGTCATTTTTCTGTTGCCGCGTCTTTTGGCAATGTTCACGGTGTTTACAAACCAGGCAATGTTCAGCTTCGCCCTGAAATTCTTCGCGAGTCTCAGGCGCATGTGAAGCAGGTCCGCGGTTTGGCCGACGAAAACCCGCTCGATTTTGTTTTCCATGGTGGATCAGGCTCAGAAGTCTCATCGATTGAACAAGCCATTGACTACGGTGTTTTCAAAATGAACATCGATACGGACACGCAGTTTGCATTCGCACAGGGTGTCGGGAGCTATGTCGATGCTAATCCAGCCGCCTTCAAACACCAAATTCACCCGGAAACGGACGAGCCGCTGAAGAAAAAATACGATCCCCGGAAATGGCTGCGTGAAGGGGAGAAAAGCATTGTTGCACGGTTGGATCAGGCGTTTTCAGAACTACGCGCGAACGGAAAATCGGTCGCCAAACGCTAA
- a CDS encoding GNAT family N-acetyltransferase, which translates to MSAGRPDRNNDLIFETERLVFRKARLSDAAFIFELLNQPSFIKYIGDREIHELEDACNYIRDLHLQYRTIGYGSFVVVLKRSGEAIGLSGLIKRRELPFPDVGFAYLPDHWRKGYAFEGAQALLSYGYDVLKLGTIIAITSQNNTESQRLLERLGLFHTRSERLPGKPEETLIFEPE; encoded by the coding sequence ATGTCCGCGGGCAGACCTGACAGAAATAATGACCTGATCTTTGAAACAGAACGCTTGGTGTTTCGAAAAGCCCGCCTGTCCGATGCTGCCTTTATTTTTGAACTTCTGAACCAGCCGTCTTTTATAAAATATATCGGTGACCGTGAAATCCATGAGCTGGAGGATGCTTGTAACTATATACGGGATTTGCATTTGCAATACCGGACCATTGGATATGGCTCTTTCGTTGTTGTTCTTAAGCGGAGCGGAGAGGCCATTGGTCTGTCAGGATTGATCAAACGCAGAGAATTGCCATTTCCGGATGTTGGTTTTGCTTATCTGCCTGATCATTGGCGAAAGGGATATGCCTTTGAAGGGGCTCAAGCGTTGTTGAGCTATGGGTATGATGTTCTGAAGCTCGGCACGATTATCGCGATTACCAGTCAGAATAATACAGAGTCGCAGCGCTTGCTGGAACGTTTGGGGCTGTTTCATACACGGTCTGAGCGGCTTCCGGGAAAGCCGGAAGAAACGCTTATTTTTGAACCCGAATAG